The genomic interval CCAGTCGCTGTTCGAGCACCTCGGCCGACACATCGATCTCCGGTTTCGCACCTTCGTCGAGGACATCGTGGTGGAGGGCGATCGCGTCGGCGGCGTGATCCTGCGCGGGGGCGAGATCATTCGAAGCCGCTACGTGCTTCTCGCGCCGGGGCGGGACGGCGCGACATGGCTGTCCGATTTGTTCCGGCGGCACAAGCTCAAGATGACCAACAACCAGGTGGATATCGGCGTGCGCGTGGAGACGTCGAACGTGGTCATGCAGGAGCTGAACGAGCACCTGTACGAGGCCAAGTTCCTGTTCCAGTCGCCTGCGACGGGCCTCATGGTGCGGACGTTCTGCGCAAACCCGTCCGGCCACGTGGTGATTGAAAATCACACGGGCGTCATGGCGGCCAACGGCCATGCGTATCACGATCCGGCGCTCGGGTCGCAGAACACGAACTTTGCGCTTCTGGTCAGCCACCGGTTCACCGAGCCGTTCGACAAGCCGAACGAGTTCGCGAAGAGCATCTGCCGGCACGCGAACGAGCTGTCGAACGGGTCCATCATCCTGCAGAAATACGGCGATCTGCGCAAGGGCCGCCGTTCGACGCCGCAGCGCATCCGCGAAGGGTTCGTCGAGCCGACGCTCAAGGAGGCCGTGCCGGGCGATCTCGGCCTCGTGCTGCCGTACAAGACGATGGTCGCGCTGATGGAGATGGTGGAGGCACTCGACAAGGTGGCGCCCGGCGTCGCGAGCGATCACACGCTGTTCTACGGCGTGGAGGCGAAGTTCTACGCCGCGCGCGCCGAGGTGGGGCCGGATCTGCAGACGAAGATCGACGGCTTGTACTGCGCGGGGGACGGCCCCGGCATCTCGCGCGGCATCTCCCAGGCGGCCTCGTGCGGCGTGCACGTGGCGCGGCAGATTGCAAAGCGCGAGACGTGATCGACAGGCGGCACATGCTTGACGCGCAAGAGAGAGGCCCAGGGCCATCTGAGGTCCTGGGCCTTTTCGCCGTGCGCCGGTGTCATCGCGAGACGTGCACCAGCTTGCCGTCCTGGAAGTAGAGCCGCGCGCCGTTCGGATACGTCCAGACGGTCTCGGGCCTGCCGTGGTACGTGGTGGACGAGATGGACGACGGCGGTCCCCACTTCGCCCGCGCCTCCGACTCGGAAATCCCGAGCGGCAGGTAGGGATACGCCCCGCCGGAGCCCGTGGACGCCCCGCCGCCGGACGTCCCGGACGCGCTCGACAACGGCTGCGCCTTCTGCCAATACTGGGCGAACCACGCCTGCGCCTGCGCGCGCACGAGGGGCTGCGTGACGGCGATCCCGACCTCCCGGTTGTCGTCGAGCGAGTTGGCGGAGAGGTTCTCGCTGCCGACGAAGACGGCCTCCGTGCCCGCAATCAGCTTCGCGTGCACATAAGGCGACGACAGGAGCCGGACCTGCACGCCGTGGCCCGCAAGCATGCGCGCGTTCGCCATCTCCTCGCTATCGATGGAGGACGGAAGCAAGAGCTCGAGCTGGCGGCCCTTCGCCTCCATGGCCGCCATGACGTCCGGGGCGTCGTACAGCTCCTCCTCGGCCATCATGACCGGGCCGGGCTGGCGGATCTGATCGGCGAGCGCCTTGGACGATCCCGGCGACACAATGAGCGCGGGCGGGAGGCTCGGCCGGGGGCGCCCCGCCCAGTCCGCCTCAAACAGCGCGTCGAGATCGGCCGGGAGGGTACCGCCGTCGATCTCGACGTTGTCCTCGAGGTTGGCGCCGCCGTCGAGGGCCGAATACGTGGCGTTGGCCGAGCCGACAATGGCGACGCGCCCGTCCACCACCAGGTACTTGGCGTGATCGTAGCTCGTCGCGGAGGGCGACCACGTCTTCACCTGCACCTTGGAACCGCGGAACATCGCGAGTTCCTTCGAGACAGCGTCCGGGAAGTCGTAGGGGTGGCTGTCGAGGATGAGGCGCACCGCCACGCCGCGCGCCGCAGCCTGCTTGAGCGCGTTGGCGACGTTTTCGTCGGTGAGTAGGTAGACGTTGTAATCCACGCGCTGGCGCGCTCGTTCAATCGCGCTCACCCAGGGTGCCGATCCGGCGCCGGGCTCCCCAATCCACGTGAATTGGCTGGCGGACGCCGCGATGGAGGCGGACTCGTTGGCCGGGGATGGCGCGGCGCCCGTCGCCGCGCCTTGGGGAGACGCGCCGGCCGTCGCACGTTGGGGCGAGACGTTCGCCTGGCCGCACGCCGTCATGAAAAGCAGGGCGGGCGCCACAGCGGCGGCCAGCCTGAGCCGAAGCCGACCTTTGTTCACGCGCATCGCTCCCTCTGTGAATTGGTGATCCGATTGTAACAAATCTCTCCCCTGGCATCACGCGGAGGGCGGCGTGGGCGAGGGGACAGCCTTGGTGGCGATTTGCCTCAGCCGGAGATCGTCCAGGATGATGCCGGACACCTGGCACGCCAAGGCCCGGTTCACGGCCAGCTCGCTCTTCGCGGTCCACGCGTACACCGCGAGGTGGTGGGATTTGGCCTCGGCCACAAACAGGGGATCCAGATGTTCGATGTCGGGGTGGAGGCTCTGCGCGCCGAGGCGCTCCGCGAGCTGGATGGGCTCGAGCAGGCGCCCGGTGAAGAGCACGCCGATGGCGATGTCGCGGTCGAAGCGGCGAACCTCGGCCAGCGCGGCGTGATCGAAGGAGGAGATGAGGACGCGATCGCGCGCGTTGTGGCGGTAAATGGCGCCAAGGACGCGGCGGATGAGCTGGCGGGTGTGCGCGACGGGGCTCGTCTTCAGCTCGATGTTCAGGCACATGTGCGGCACGGTCGCGAACACCTCGTCGAGCGTGGGGATGAGTGTGCCGCGAAAGCGCGCGTCAAACCACGATCCGGCGTCGAGCTTGCGCAGATCGGCGAGGCGCATGTCGGCGGCCAGGCCGCTGCCGTTGGTCGTCCGGTCGACCGTCGGATCGTGCAGGACCACGACGCCGCCGTCGCCCGTCAGGCGGACGTCGAGCTCAATCATGTCCGCGCCCAATTCCGCCGCCCGCACGAAGGCGGGCAGCGTGTTCTCCGGGCATTCGGCGGACGCGCCGCGGTGGGCGATAAAGAGCGTGTCGTCGCGCATCAGGAGTTCTCGAATCATGCGAAGACCTCCTTGTCTTCGAGCGCGGATGTCATCCGAGGTTTTGATCGGCGGCCTCTGCGGCCTGATGCATCGTGGCCGCGACGGGCTTGCCCTCGTCGAAGATGCCTTGCAGCGCCTGTTGCACCGGCTGCAGCACGGCCAGGTACGCGGGGGACGCCGGCGACGGATGCTCGTACTGGAGCTCCTCAATGGCGGTCCGGTACTGCGGGTGCTTCTCGAGGTACGCCTGGTAGACGGGGTCGTTCAGATCCGCCTTCTGCACGGGCAGGTAACCGGTCTCGGTGGACCATTGGACCGACTGCTTGGGCGCGGTCCACCACTGGATGAACGTCCACGCGGCCTTCTGTTGCGCGGGCGTGGCGTCCTTGAAGATGGCGAGATCGCCACCGCCCGGCGGGACGGCGAGCGTCTTGCCGCGCGGCAGGAGCGCGGTGCCCCACTGGAACTTGTCGCCCACGCCCTTCGTCACCTTGCCCGCGCTGCCGATGGAGTCGATGTCCATGGCCACTTGGCCGTTGATGAAGTCCTGCGTCATGAGGTCCCAGTAGTTCGGTCCCGTCTCGACCTTGGCGTATCCCTGCTTCACGAGCGACTGCTCCGTCTCGAGGATGGAGAGCGCGGGCGGCTGGTCGAAGGTGGCGCGCTTCAAATCGGGCGACAGGATGGAGCCGCCGCCTGACTCCACCGCGTATTCCCACGGCCACCAGTCGACGAGCGGTTCGAAACCGTAGATCTTGTTCGATCCGGCCCCGCTCGTGAGCTTCTTCGCGTCCGCCGCGAGCTGCGCCCAGTTCGAGGGGGGCGAGGCGATGTGCGCCTTCGCGAAGAGCGTCTTGTTGTAGTAGAGCACGGGCACGCTGCGGTTGAAGGGCACCGCGTAGTATCGGCCCTGGTACTGGGTCGAGACGAGGATGCCCGGCAGGAAGTTGGACGGCTTGTCGACGCTCGAAGACTGCATCAGGTTGGTGAGGTCGAGCAATTGCCCGCTCGCCGCGAAAACCGGCATCGCGTGCACCTCAATTTGTGCGATGGTGGGCGGATCGCCCGCCTTGATGGCCGCGAGCAGCTTCTGCTGTTCCTCGCCGCCGCCGGAGTAGCTGCCTTGATAGGTCGCCACGACCTTGATGCCGGGGTGGGTCTGGTTGAACGCCTGCACCATCTGCTGAAT from Alicyclobacillus acidocaldarius subsp. acidocaldarius DSM 446 carries:
- a CDS encoding ABC transporter substrate-binding protein, with the translated sequence MKRDRLWKSGALLALGLVATGCGAPAANGGGQAATGASRAAASSQPVTITFWYGVGTTLSQDIQQMVQAFNQTHPGIKVVATYQGSYSGGGEEQQKLLAAIKAGDPPTIAQIEVHAMPVFAASGQLLDLTNLMQSSSVDKPSNFLPGILVSTQYQGRYYAVPFNRSVPVLYYNKTLFAKAHIASPPSNWAQLAADAKKLTSGAGSNKIYGFEPLVDWWPWEYAVESGGGSILSPDLKRATFDQPPALSILETEQSLVKQGYAKVETGPNYWDLMTQDFINGQVAMDIDSIGSAGKVTKGVGDKFQWGTALLPRGKTLAVPPGGGDLAIFKDATPAQQKAAWTFIQWWTAPKQSVQWSTETGYLPVQKADLNDPVYQAYLEKHPQYRTAIEELQYEHPSPASPAYLAVLQPVQQALQGIFDEGKPVAATMHQAAEAADQNLG
- a CDS encoding phospholipase D-like domain-containing protein, giving the protein MRVNKGRLRLRLAAAVAPALLFMTACGQANVSPQRATAGASPQGAATGAAPSPANESASIAASASQFTWIGEPGAGSAPWVSAIERARQRVDYNVYLLTDENVANALKQAAARGVAVRLILDSHPYDFPDAVSKELAMFRGSKVQVKTWSPSATSYDHAKYLVVDGRVAIVGSANATYSALDGGANLEDNVEIDGGTLPADLDALFEADWAGRPRPSLPPALIVSPGSSKALADQIRQPGPVMMAEEELYDAPDVMAAMEAKGRQLELLLPSSIDSEEMANARMLAGHGVQVRLLSSPYVHAKLIAGTEAVFVGSENLSANSLDDNREVGIAVTQPLVRAQAQAWFAQYWQKAQPLSSASGTSGGGASTGSGGAYPYLPLGISESEARAKWGPPSSISSTTYHGRPETVWTYPNGARLYFQDGKLVHVSR
- a CDS encoding glycerophosphodiester phosphodiesterase; the encoded protein is MIRELLMRDDTLFIAHRGASAECPENTLPAFVRAAELGADMIELDVRLTGDGGVVVLHDPTVDRTTNGSGLAADMRLADLRKLDAGSWFDARFRGTLIPTLDEVFATVPHMCLNIELKTSPVAHTRQLIRRVLGAIYRHNARDRVLISSFDHAALAEVRRFDRDIAIGVLFTGRLLEPIQLAERLGAQSLHPDIEHLDPLFVAEAKSHHLAVYAWTAKSELAVNRALACQVSGIILDDLRLRQIATKAVPSPTPPSA
- a CDS encoding NAD(P)/FAD-dependent oxidoreductase, producing MAEQYDVIIVGAGPAGLYAAYELVEKAPKLKVLLIDKGVEARFRHCPIMEGRIDKCPPPNKIKTYASCWPACGVINGAGGAGSFSDGKFNITAEYGGYLTEYLPASEVLGLIEYVDAINLRHGAPDAVTDPSTPAVAAIERRAMAAGLKLLRARVRHIGTDKNLELIQSLFEHLGRHIDLRFRTFVEDIVVEGDRVGGVILRGGEIIRSRYVLLAPGRDGATWLSDLFRRHKLKMTNNQVDIGVRVETSNVVMQELNEHLYEAKFLFQSPATGLMVRTFCANPSGHVVIENHTGVMAANGHAYHDPALGSQNTNFALLVSHRFTEPFDKPNEFAKSICRHANELSNGSIILQKYGDLRKGRRSTPQRIREGFVEPTLKEAVPGDLGLVLPYKTMVALMEMVEALDKVAPGVASDHTLFYGVEAKFYAARAEVGPDLQTKIDGLYCAGDGPGISRGISQAASCGVHVARQIAKRET